One region of Gouania willdenowi chromosome 13, fGouWil2.1, whole genome shotgun sequence genomic DNA includes:
- the clns1a gene encoding methylosome subunit pICln isoform X2, giving the protein MVVLKNIQPPTDGVKHEQAETTALMDGQRLGCGTLYVAETRLSWFDGSGLGFSLEYPSIGLHAISKDTSAFPQEHLYVMVNGKLSDENEAEMLESRDKADEDEEDGDDDEGSTNGGDDEDGPITEIRFVPNDKTSLESMFSAMCECQALHPDPEDDDSDNDFESEEYDVEEAEADQGGANISSFYTCDEGLSALTSEGQATLERLEGMLAQSISQQYQMAGVRTEETKDQFEDGMEVDACTEAGQFEDADVDH; this is encoded by the exons ATGGTTGTGCTGAAGAACATCCAGCCTCCGACCGACGGAGTGAAACACGAACAGGCCGAGACCACCGCGCTGATGGACGGACAGAGGCTGGGCTGCGGGACGCTGTACGTCGCAGAAAC GCGTCTGTCGTGGTTCGACGGCTCAGGTTTAGGTTTCTCTCTTGAATACCCGTCCATCGGTCTGCACGCCATCTCTAAAGACACCAGCGCCTTCCCTCAGGAGCATCTGTATGTCATGGTCAACGGGAAACTCAGCG ACGAGAACGAGGCCGAAATGTTAGAAAGCAGAGACAAAGcagatgaggatgaggaggatggtgatgatgatgaaggcagCACTAATGGAGGAGATGATGAAGACGGACCAATCACAGAGATTCGCTTTGTGCCAAACGACAAAACATCAC tggagTCCATGTTCTCAGCGATGTGCGAGTGTCAGGCGTTACATCCTGACCCTGAGGACGACGACTCAGACAATGACTTTGAGAGCGAAGAATACGACGTGGAGGAAGCAg AAGCAG ACCAGGGCGGGGCCAACATCTCCTCCTTCTACACATGTGATGAGGGCCTCTCTGCTCTGACCTCTGAGGGCCAGGCTACCCTGGAGCGACTGGAGGGCATGTTGGCTCAGTCCATCTCCCAGCAGTACCAGATGGCCGGAGTCCGCACTGAGGAGACCAAAGACCAGTTTGAAG ATGGGATGGAGGTGGATGCGTGTACGGAGGCTGGTCAGTTTGAGGACGCAGACGTCGACCACTG A
- the LOC114474545 gene encoding solute carrier family 35 member F2-like, whose protein sequence is MFEDLNNMCNTSNHQNQGLLQKMWNFNPKEVFTWQLLRTLLMGQGLAALICGTAISSQYLASSFQVNAPMLQSCINYLLLCASYSTVLLCRKGDGNLLQILKSSWWKYFLLALVDVEANYTVVKAYQYTTITSIQLLDCFVIPVSMILSWWILKTRYLPVHYVAVCVCILGVGTMVGADLLAGRDPGSTSNILLGDGLVLLSATLYAISNVCQEYTVKNRSREEFLGMVGLFGTIISTTQTLILELKDIRAIRWSWQIGVLFCAFALCLYAMYSLMPVVIKLSSATSVNLSLLTADIFSLFCGVFLFHYQFSALYLLSLVVIVIGFIAFNAVATPTQSNSSPSAQEDRDPDDPESLQNHSIKQCEISIRTEEEEEE, encoded by the exons ATGTTTGAGGATTTAAACAATATGTGTAACACCAGTAACCATCAGAACCAAGGACTGCTGCAAAAGATGTGGAACTTCAACCCTAAGGAGGTTTTTACCTG GCAGCTGCTGAGGACGTTGCTGATGGGTCAGGGTCTGGCCGCCCTCATCTGTGGGACGGCCATCAGCTCTCAGTACCTGGCCTCCAGCTTTCAGGTCAACGCCCCCATGCTGCAGAGCTGCATTAACTACCTACTGCTCTGTGCCAGCTACAGCACCGTGCTGCTCTGCAGGAAAG GGGATGGGAATCTCTTACAGATCCTGAAGAGCAGCTGGTGGAAGTACTTCCTGTTGGCGCTGGTGGACGTGGAGGCCAACTACACCGTGGTCAAAGCGTACCAGTACACCACCATTACCTCCATACAG CTCCTGGACTGCTTTGTCATCCCAGTGTCTATGATCCTGTCCTGGTGGATTTTAAAGACCAGATACCTACCAGTTCACTACGTGGCCGTGTGTGTCTGCATCCTGGGAGTGGGGACCATGGTGGGAGCCGACCTGCTGGCTGGAAGAGACCCAGGCTCCA CCTCCAACATCCTGCTGGGGGACGGTTTGGTGCTGCTCAGTGCGACGCTGTACGCCATCTCTAACGTGTGTCAGGAGTACACGGTGAAGAACCGCAGCAGAGAGGAGTTTCTGGGTATGGTTGGCCTGTTTGGAACCATCATCAGCACCACACAGAC GCTGATTCTGGAGCTCAAAGACATCAGAGCCATCAGGTGGAGCTGGCAAATCG GTGTGCTGTTCTGTGCGTTCGCTCTGTGCTTATATGCCATGTACAGCTTAATGCCCGTGGTCATCAAACTGAGCAGCGCTACCTCAGTCAACCTATCACTGCTCACCGCTGACATCTTCAGCCTCTTCTGTGGGGTCTTCCTCTTCCACTACCAG TTCTCTGCACTCTACCTGCTCTCCCTCGTCGTCATCGTCATCGGCTTCATCGCCTTCAACGCCGTGGCCACGCCCACACAATCAAACTCCTCCCCATCCGCCCAGGAGGATCGTGATCCAGATGATCCAGAGAGTCTCCAGAACCACAGCATCAAACAGTGTGAGATCAGCATCaggacagaggaggaggaggaggag
- the LOC114474291 gene encoding arylsulfatase A-like, producing the protein MDLLLLLGALVLGTVSAAPPNFVLVFADDLGFGDLGCYGHPSSLTPNLDRMAAGGLRFTDFYCTSASCSPSRASLLTGRYQTRTGVYPGVFFPSSIGGLPLNETTIAEVLKTRGYSTAAMGKWHLGFGTNGTFLPVRQGFDHFLGIPYSHDQGPCDNMTCFYPDGKCFGTCDQDTVVVPLMKDDIITEQPISFIDLEKSYSDFGVNFIKSSVKKQQPFFLYYPAHHTHYPQYAGRGAAGRSLRGPFGDSLLELDDTIGRLIETLRENGVLNNTLVFFTADNGPQLSLMSRGGNSGPLKCGKGTTYEGGMRMPSIAYWPGTIRPGVTHELASTLDLLPTFARLAGAKLPDVFLDGVDMTELLTNRGKSKREVMMFYPIHPNKIHGLFAIRLGKYKAHYYTEGNGRSGSTPDHNCSISLQFHHPPLLFDLEADVSENYPLNVTERPDLQDVLEQIKKVKLQFEASMVFGESQIEKGKDPNLEPCCRPQCSPKPQCCHC; encoded by the exons ATGgatctcctcctcctgctcggTGCGCTCGTGCTCGGTACCGTCTCGGCCGCTCCGCCAAACTTCGTCCTAGTCTTCGCTGACGACCTGGGGTTCGGGGACCTGGGGTGTTACGGTCACCCCAGCTCTCTGACCCCCAACCTGGACCGAATGGCTGCGGGAGGACTCCGCTTCACCGACTTCTACTGCACGAGCGCGTCCTGCAGCCCGTCCAG ggcGTCCCTGCTCACGGGCCGCTACCAGACCCGCACCGGGGTCTACCCGGGGGTGTTCTTCCCCAGCTCCATAGGAGGCCTCCCCCTCAATGAGACCACCATCGCTGAGGTGCTGAAGACCCGCGGTTACTCCACGGCCGCCATGGGGAAGTGGCACCTCGGGTTTGGAACCAATGGGACCTTCCTACCCGTCAGACAGGGATTCGACCACTTCCTGGGAATACCATACTCCCACGACCAG GGTCCCTGTGACAACATGACCTGCTTCTATCCTGACGGTAAATGCTTTGGGACATGTGACCAGGACACGGTGGTGGTTCCACTGATGaaggatgacatcatcactgagcaGCCAATCAGCTTCATCGACCTAGAGAAGTCCTACAGCGACTTTGGAGTTAACTTCATCAAGTCCTccgtgaaaaaacaacaaccgttCTTCCTCTACTACCCTGCTCAC CACACACACTATCCTCAGTACGCGGGGCGGGGGGCGGCCGGGCGGTCCCTCAGGGGCCCGTTTGGAGACTCCCTGCTGGAGTTGGACGATACAATTGGACGTCTGATTGAGACTCTGAGGGAGAACGGAGTGCTCAACAACACACTGGTGTTCTTCACTGCAGATAACGG ACCTCAGCTCAGTTTGATGTCTCGTGGAGGAAACTCTGGTCCTCTGAAATGTGGGAAAGGAACCACGTACGAGGGAGGAATGAGAATGCCATCGATCGCCTACTGGCCCGGAACCATCAGACCAG GTGTGACCCATGAACTGGCCAGTACTCTAGATCTCCTCCCCACCTTCGCACGCCTGGCTGGAGCCAAACTTCCTGATGTGTTTCTAGACGGCGTGGACATGACAGAACTCCTGACCAATCGTGGAAAG AGTAAGAGGGAGGTGATGATGTTCTACCCCATTCATCCCAATAAGATACACGGGCTGTTTGCCATCAGACTGGGGAAGTACAAAGCTCACTACTACACTGAAG GTAACGGACGCAGTGGCAGCACGCCCGACCACAACTGCTCCATATCTCTGCAGTTCCACCACCCCCCGCTGCTGTTTGACCTGGAGGCCGATGTCTCAGAGAACTACCCTCTGAACGTGACGGAGCGTCCGGACCTCCAGGACGTGCTGGAGCAAATCAAGAAGGTCAAGCTGCAGTTTGAGGCCTCTATGGTGTTTGGGGAGAGCCAGATAGAAAAAGGAAAGGACCCCAACCTGGAGCCCTGCTGCAGACCTCAGTGCAGCCCCAAGCCGCAATGCTGCCACTGCTGA